Proteins from one Aureimonas sp. SA4125 genomic window:
- the hutU gene encoding urocanate hydratase → MSNTRYRDVEIRAPRGPEISAKSWLTEAPLRMLMNNLDPDVAENPKELVVYGGIGRAARDWESFDRIVASLKSLEADETLLVQSGKPVGIFRTHADAPRVLIANSNLVPHWATWEHFNALDREGLMMYGQMTAGSWIYIGSQGIVQGTYETFVEAGRQHYGGSLAGRWILTAGLGGMGGAQPLAASFAGAASLTIECRQDGIDFRLRTKYVDVQAKDLDDALRLVTEACAEKKVLSVALLGNAAEILPELVRRGVRPDMVTDQTSAHDPLNGYLPIGWTWAEYRERSRSEPEAVVRAAKESMAVHVRAMLDFHAQGVPTLDYGNNIRQMAKEMGVADAFDFPGFVPAYIRPLFCRGVGPFRWVALSGDPEDIRKTDAKVKELLPDNSHLHRWLDMAQERIAFQGLPARICWVGLGDRAKLGLAFNEMVRSGELTAPIVIGRDHLDSGSVASPNRETESMRDGSDAVSDWPLLNALLNTASGATWVSLHHGGGVGMGFSQHSGMVIVCDGSEDADRRLARVLHNDPATGVMRHADAGYDIAIDCAREKGLNLPMLGGG, encoded by the coding sequence ATGAGCAATACCCGCTACCGCGACGTCGAGATCCGGGCCCCGCGCGGTCCGGAGATCTCCGCCAAGAGCTGGCTGACCGAAGCGCCGCTGCGCATGCTCATGAACAATCTCGACCCCGACGTCGCCGAGAACCCGAAGGAGCTCGTCGTCTACGGCGGCATCGGCCGGGCAGCGCGCGACTGGGAGAGTTTTGACCGCATCGTCGCCTCGCTGAAATCACTGGAGGCGGACGAGACGCTGCTCGTCCAGTCCGGCAAGCCCGTGGGCATCTTCCGCACCCATGCCGATGCGCCGCGCGTCCTCATCGCCAATTCCAACCTCGTGCCGCACTGGGCGACCTGGGAGCACTTCAACGCCCTCGATCGCGAGGGGCTGATGATGTACGGCCAGATGACGGCTGGCTCCTGGATCTACATCGGCAGCCAGGGCATCGTGCAGGGCACCTACGAGACCTTCGTCGAGGCGGGGCGCCAGCACTATGGCGGGTCGCTCGCCGGCCGCTGGATCCTCACCGCCGGCCTTGGCGGCATGGGCGGCGCGCAGCCTCTGGCGGCAAGCTTTGCGGGCGCGGCCTCGCTCACCATCGAATGCCGCCAGGACGGCATCGATTTCCGCCTCCGCACAAAATATGTCGACGTCCAGGCGAAGGATCTCGACGACGCCCTGCGCCTCGTCACCGAAGCCTGCGCGGAGAAGAAGGTGCTGTCCGTCGCCCTCCTCGGCAATGCTGCGGAGATCCTGCCCGAACTCGTGCGGCGCGGCGTCAGGCCGGACATGGTCACCGACCAGACCTCGGCGCATGATCCTTTGAACGGCTATCTGCCGATCGGCTGGACCTGGGCCGAGTACCGCGAGCGTTCGCGCTCGGAGCCGGAGGCCGTGGTCAGGGCGGCGAAGGAGTCCATGGCCGTGCATGTGCGCGCCATGCTGGACTTCCACGCGCAAGGGGTGCCGACGCTCGACTACGGCAACAACATCCGCCAGATGGCGAAGGAAATGGGTGTTGCCGACGCCTTCGATTTTCCCGGCTTCGTCCCCGCCTACATCCGCCCGTTGTTCTGCCGGGGTGTCGGGCCGTTCCGCTGGGTGGCGCTGTCGGGCGATCCCGAGGACATCCGGAAGACCGATGCGAAGGTGAAGGAGCTCCTGCCCGACAACAGCCATCTCCACCGCTGGCTCGACATGGCGCAGGAGCGCATCGCCTTTCAGGGCCTGCCGGCGCGGATCTGCTGGGTCGGCCTCGGCGACCGCGCCAAACTCGGCCTCGCCTTCAACGAGATGGTCCGGAGCGGCGAACTGACGGCACCCATCGTCATCGGCCGCGATCATCTGGATTCCGGCTCCGTCGCGTCGCCCAACCGCGAAACGGAATCGATGCGCGACGGCTCGGACGCCGTCTCCGACTGGCCGCTCCTCAACGCCCTCCTCAACACCGCCTCGGGCGCGACCTGGGTCTCGCTGCACCATGGCGGCGGCGTCGGCATGGGCTTCTCGCAGCATTCCGGCATGGTCATCGTCTGCGACGGGTCCGAGGATGCCGACCGGCGGCTTGCCCGCGTCCTCCACAACGATCCCGCCACCGGCGTCATGCGCCATGCCGATGCCGGCTACGACATCGCCATCGACTGCGCCCGCGAAAAGGGCCTGAACCTGCCCATGCTCGGGGGCGGCTGA
- a CDS encoding HutD family protein, with protein MAVTVIGATDHARMPWANGRGMTVELVRREDADGRLLYRLSVADVVAAGPFSSLPGVDRQLVLIEGAGFDLMHEGETATILPLVPVAFSGDADVEAVDVRGPSRDLNVMTGRGLATAGVTVHRHGVRHQCADITFGYVVSGSFACKGLAIAARDLVALEGEDMVDISGDGCLVLVDISLPAPEKV; from the coding sequence ATGGCGGTAACGGTCATCGGAGCGACGGATCATGCAAGGATGCCCTGGGCGAACGGCAGGGGCATGACAGTCGAGCTGGTGCGCCGGGAGGACGCGGATGGGCGCCTCCTGTACCGGCTGTCGGTGGCGGACGTCGTTGCGGCCGGACCGTTCTCGTCGTTGCCCGGCGTCGATCGCCAGCTTGTCCTCATCGAAGGAGCCGGATTCGACCTCATGCACGAGGGCGAGACGGCGACGATCCTGCCGCTGGTGCCGGTGGCCTTTTCCGGCGATGCAGATGTCGAGGCGGTGGACGTCCGCGGGCCGTCGCGCGATCTGAATGTCATGACGGGACGCGGCCTTGCGACGGCAGGCGTGACCGTCCACCGCCACGGCGTCCGCCACCAATGCGCGGACATCACCTTCGGCTACGTCGTTTCGGGAAGCTTTGCCTGCAAGGGGCTTGCCATCGCGGCGCGTGACCTTGTCGCGCTGGAGGGCGAGGACATGGTCGACATCAGCGGCGACGGCTGCCTTGTCCTGGTCGACATTTCGCTCCCCGCGCCCGAGAAGGTCTGA
- a CDS encoding PAS domain-containing sensor histidine kinase: MEYSDCFEPPQLAASRYQLLVEAVTDYAIYMLDPSGVVASWNAGAQRFKGYADFEIIGEHFSRFYLPEERASGVPQRALDTAASVGRFEAEGWRLRKDGGRFWAHVVIDAIRSPDGKLLGFAKITRDLTERKIAEEALQQSEQQFRLLVQGVKDHGLYMLDTFGRITSWNFGAERISGYAPAEIIGEHFSRFYTPEDRESGLPTWSLQAAKRDGCYEGEGWRQRKDGSRFWSTVVINPIRSDRGELVGFAKVTRDTTAKRDADLALLEAREIAFQAQKMEAIGRLTGGIAHDFNNLLMAILGSLELLKLRLPPDPRVRPLIDNAIKGAERGAALTQRMLAFARRQALEPVSVDLQTLVSGITDLLTRSLGSVGALKFDIPEDIEPIFADPNQIELALLNLTMNASDANSSREPIVIAARSEKVLPGHSTGLKPGAYICLSVTDRGDGMDAETLARVREPFFTTKGIGKGTGLGLSMVDGLTDQSGGRLVLKSVKGEGTTAELWLPAMPLVAKSSKCAAGRTESGEGRKFVILAVDDDALVLMNTVALLEDLGHTVFDACSGKQALDILRREKSIDLLITDYAMPHMTGLELATVAHAERPKLPVVLATGYIELPPGIDSALPMLSKPFRQKDLVRLIDQVMVD, from the coding sequence ATGGAATATTCCGACTGCTTTGAACCGCCCCAACTGGCAGCCAGCCGCTACCAGCTTCTCGTCGAGGCTGTGACCGACTATGCGATCTACATGCTGGATCCAAGCGGTGTCGTCGCCAGCTGGAACGCTGGGGCACAGCGCTTCAAGGGCTATGCGGACTTCGAAATCATCGGCGAGCATTTTTCGCGCTTCTATCTGCCGGAGGAGCGCGCGTCGGGCGTTCCGCAGAGAGCGCTGGATACGGCAGCGTCCGTCGGGCGATTTGAAGCCGAGGGCTGGCGCCTGCGCAAGGACGGCGGCCGGTTCTGGGCGCATGTGGTCATCGACGCAATTCGCTCGCCGGATGGAAAGCTCCTCGGCTTTGCCAAGATCACCCGCGACCTGACCGAGCGCAAGATCGCCGAGGAGGCGCTGCAGCAGAGCGAACAGCAGTTCCGCCTGCTCGTGCAGGGCGTGAAGGATCATGGCCTCTACATGCTCGATACCTTCGGCAGGATCACGAGCTGGAACTTCGGCGCCGAGCGCATCAGCGGCTACGCGCCAGCCGAGATCATCGGTGAGCATTTCTCACGCTTCTACACGCCCGAGGATCGGGAAAGCGGGCTGCCGACTTGGTCGCTGCAGGCAGCCAAGCGCGATGGGTGCTACGAGGGGGAGGGGTGGCGCCAGCGCAAGGACGGGTCGCGCTTCTGGTCGACCGTCGTCATCAACCCCATCCGCAGCGATCGCGGCGAGCTCGTCGGTTTTGCCAAGGTCACGCGCGACACCACAGCCAAGCGGGACGCCGATTTGGCTCTCTTGGAGGCTCGGGAGATCGCCTTCCAGGCGCAGAAGATGGAAGCCATTGGTCGGCTGACGGGCGGCATCGCCCATGATTTCAATAATTTGCTGATGGCCATCCTCGGTAGCCTGGAACTCTTGAAGTTGCGATTGCCGCCCGATCCGCGCGTCCGGCCGCTCATCGACAACGCCATCAAGGGCGCCGAGCGCGGTGCGGCGCTGACCCAGCGCATGCTTGCCTTCGCCCGGCGACAGGCGTTGGAACCCGTGTCGGTCGACCTGCAGACTTTGGTGAGCGGCATTACCGACCTTCTCACCCGATCGCTCGGGTCCGTCGGCGCCCTCAAGTTCGATATTCCGGAGGACATCGAACCGATCTTCGCCGACCCGAACCAGATCGAACTGGCGCTCTTGAACCTGACCATGAATGCCTCCGACGCCAACAGCAGCAGGGAGCCGATCGTCATCGCCGCGCGATCTGAAAAGGTGCTTCCGGGCCACAGCACCGGGCTGAAGCCGGGTGCCTATATCTGCCTGTCGGTCACCGACAGGGGCGACGGCATGGACGCCGAGACGCTGGCCCGCGTCCGGGAACCCTTCTTCACCACCAAGGGCATCGGCAAGGGAACCGGCCTCGGCCTGTCGATGGTGGACGGCCTGACCGACCAATCTGGCGGACGCCTCGTCCTGAAAAGCGTGAAGGGGGAGGGAACGACAGCCGAGCTATGGCTGCCGGCAATGCCCCTCGTCGCCAAGTCCTCAAAATGCGCAGCGGGGCGGACTGAGTCAGGCGAAGGGCGGAAGTTCGTCATCCTGGCGGTCGACGACGACGCGCTCGTCCTCATGAACACCGTCGCATTGCTCGAGGATCTCGGCCACACCGTCTTCGATGCCTGTTCGGGCAAGCAGGCGCTCGATATCCTGCGGCGAGAAAAGTCGATCGATCTGTTGATCACCGACTATGCGATGCCGCACATGACCGGCCTGGAACTTGCCACGGTCGCCCATGCCGAGCGTCCCAAACTGCCGGTCGTGCTGGCAACCGGCTATATCGAGCTTCCGCCCGGGATCGACTCGGCGCTGCCGATGCTGTCCAAGCCTTTCCGCCAGAAGGATCTGGTGCGGCTCATCGACCAGGTAATGGTGGACTGA
- a CDS encoding exodeoxyribonuclease III: protein MKVASYNINNVTRRLPNLLAWLDRAGPDLVCLQELKAAQSKFPQQELAAAGYHAVWRGEKQWNGVAILARGSLPIVTNDALPGDPGDGQSRYIEAAYQGVLVASIYLPNGNPQPGPKFDYKLAWFERLIDHAATLQAAGLPVILAGDYNVAPTDRDIYSVRSLADNALVQPESRKAFARLLAAGWTDAVRTRHPDAPMYSFWDYKREAWERDHGMRLDHLLLSDSIAPRLLDAGVDRNVRGEKGASDHAPVWATFR, encoded by the coding sequence ATGAAGGTAGCCAGCTACAATATCAACAACGTGACCAGACGCCTGCCCAATCTTCTGGCGTGGCTGGACAGGGCAGGCCCTGACCTCGTCTGTCTGCAGGAACTGAAGGCCGCCCAGTCCAAATTTCCGCAGCAGGAGCTCGCGGCAGCCGGCTATCACGCGGTATGGCGGGGAGAAAAGCAGTGGAACGGCGTCGCCATTCTCGCCCGCGGCTCCCTGCCGATCGTCACCAACGATGCGCTCCCCGGCGACCCTGGAGACGGGCAGAGCCGCTACATCGAGGCCGCCTATCAGGGGGTGCTCGTCGCCTCGATCTACCTGCCGAACGGCAACCCGCAACCCGGGCCCAAATTCGACTACAAGCTTGCCTGGTTCGAGCGACTGATCGATCATGCCGCGACGCTGCAGGCGGCCGGCCTGCCGGTGATCCTTGCCGGCGATTACAACGTCGCTCCGACCGATCGCGACATCTACTCCGTGAGGTCGCTGGCGGACAACGCATTGGTGCAGCCGGAAAGCCGCAAGGCATTCGCGCGCCTCCTGGCGGCCGGGTGGACCGATGCCGTCCGGACCCGGCATCCGGATGCGCCCATGTACAGTTTCTGGGACTACAAGCGCGAGGCCTGGGAACGCGATCACGGCATGCGTCTCGATCACCTTCTTCTCAGCGACAGCATCGCGCCGCGGCTTCTTGATGCCGGGGTCGACCGGAATGTCCGCGGGGAGAAAGGCGCCAGCGATCACGCACCGGTCTGGGCAACGTTCAGATGA